From one Lycium ferocissimum isolate CSIRO_LF1 chromosome 7, AGI_CSIRO_Lferr_CH_V1, whole genome shotgun sequence genomic stretch:
- the LOC132065100 gene encoding auxin-responsive protein SAUR21-like — MGIRLLSMISSVKQFHKLQSVLTRNQISDVPKGHFAVYVGETEKKRYVVPIAYLNHTSFQELLQKAEEEFGFQHPMGGLTIPCNEDAFFHVTSRLNTCL, encoded by the coding sequence ATGGGTATTCGTTTGCTTTCTATGATTTCCAGTGTCAAGCAATTCCACAAGTTGCAATCTGTTCTTACGAGGAATCAAATATCAGATGTGCCGAAAGGACATTTTGCAGTTTACGTAGGAGAAACAGAGAAGAAGCGATACGTGGTTCCCATTGCATACTTGAATCATACTTCGTTTCAAGAATTGCTTCAGAAAGCAGAGGAAGAGTTCGGGTTTCAACATCCGATGGGCGGTCTCACAATACCCTGCAATGAAGATGCATTTTTTCATGTTACTTCTCGATTGAACACTTGTTTGTGA
- the LOC132062219 gene encoding auxin-responsive protein SAUR21-like has product MGIRLLSVISSVKQFQKLHSVVTRNHISDVPKGHFAVYVGETEKKRYVIPIACLNHPSFQDLLRKAEEEFEFQHSMGGLTIPCNEDAFFHVTSRLNTSL; this is encoded by the coding sequence ATGGGTATTCGTTTGCTATCTGTGATTTCCAGTGTGAAGCAATTCCAAAAATTGCACTCTGTTGTTACTAGGAATCATATATCAGATGTTCCAAAAGGACATTTTGCAGTTTATGTGGGAGAAACTGAGAAGAAGAGGTACGTGATTCCAATTGCATGCTTAAATCATCCTTCGTTCCAGGATTTGTTACGAAAAGCAGAGGAAGAGTTCGAGTTTCAACATTCAATGGGTGGTCTCACAATACCCTGCAATGAGGATGCTTTTTTTCATGTCACTTCTAGATTGAACACTTCTTTATAA
- the LOC132065099 gene encoding auxin-responsive protein SAUR21-like — MGIIRLPSMISSVKQFHKLHSVIKRNHISDVPKGYFAVYVGETEKKRYVVPIAYLNHTSFQELLQKAEEEFGFQHPMGGLTIPCNEDAFFHVTSRLMNSL; from the coding sequence ATGGGTATTATTCGTTTACCATCTATGATTTCTAGTGTGAAGCAATTCCATAAATTGCATTCTGTTATTAAGAGAAATCATatttcagatgttccaaaaggATATTTTGCAGTTTACGTGGGAGAAACAGAGAAGAAGCGATACGTGGTTCCTATTGCATACTTGAATCACACTTCCTTCCAGGAATTGCTTCAAAAAGCAGAGGAAGAATTTGGGTTTCAACATCCAATGGGTGGTCTCACAATACCCTGCAATGAGGACGCATTTTTTCATGTCACTTCTCGATTGATGAACAGTTTATGA
- the LOC132062854 gene encoding auxin-responsive protein SAUR21-like gives MGIRLPSMISSVKQFHKLHSVVTRNHISDVPKGHFAVYVVPIAYLNHPSFQALLTKAEEEFGFQHPMGGLTIPCNEDAFFHVTSRLNTSL, from the coding sequence ATGGGTATACGTTTACCATCCATGATTTCCAGTGTGAAGCAATTCCACAAATTGCACTCTGTTGTTACTAGGAATCATATTTCAGATGTACCAAAAGGACATTTTGCAGTTTATGTGGTTCCTATTGCATACTTGAATCATCCTTCGTTTCAGGCTTTGTTAACGAAAGCAGAGGAAGAATTTGGGTTTCAACATCCAATGGGAGGTCTCACAATACCCTGCAATGAGGATGCATTTTTTCATGTCACTTCTCGATTGAACACTTCTTTATAA